Proteins encoded by one window of Rutidosis leptorrhynchoides isolate AG116_Rl617_1_P2 chromosome 7, CSIRO_AGI_Rlap_v1, whole genome shotgun sequence:
- the LOC139857926 gene encoding brassinosteroid-responsive RING protein 1-like — MGFPVGYTELLFPKLLIRFLTFLGFIRKLISTSFKFVGLGDFLEPEFSTDPTRPESSIQCQSVSALLMRELLPVVKYSDLVDAPESCAVCLYEFNGGDEIRQLTNCRHIFHRSCLDRWMDHDQKTCPLCRTPLISEDLQDSFNERLWAASGIVDYYVEGESPAVVSDWRVIGGV, encoded by the coding sequence ATGGGTTTTCCGGTTGGTTACACGGAGTTATTATTTCCGAAACTTTTAATCCGATTTTTAACATTTTTGGGTTTCATTCGTAAACTTATATCGACGTCATTTAAATTCGTGGGTCTCGGGGATTTTTTAGAACCCGAATTTTCAACAGACCCGACTCGACCCGAATCATCGATTCAGTGTCAATCAGTATCAGCATTGTTGATGCGGGAGTTACTTCCGGTGGTGAAATACTCTGATCTAGTGGACGCGCCGGAAAGTTGCGCGGTGTGTTTATATGAGTTTAACGGCGGAGATGAGATCCGGCAGTTGACGAATTGCCGGCATATATTTCACCGGAGTTGTTTGGACCGTTGGATGGATCATGATCAGAAAACGTGCCCGTTATGTCGGACACCGTTAATATCGGAGGATTTGCAAGATTCGTTTAATGAAAGATTATGGGCTGCTTCAGGGATTGTGGATTATTACGTCGAGGGTGAGTCGCCGGCGGTGGTTAGTGATTGGCGAGTCATCGGCGGTGTTTAG